Proteins from a single region of Phyllopteryx taeniolatus isolate TA_2022b chromosome 10, UOR_Ptae_1.2, whole genome shotgun sequence:
- the prelid1a gene encoding PRELI domain containing 1a: MVKYFCCASSLKSSWDQVCLAFWQRYPNPYSNHVLTEDIIFREVTPSNCLISRRLLTKTSRAPRWMERYLPKHMASCAYIVEDSVVDPQKRTMTTLTWNISHARLMSVEERCEYRINPENGSWTEINREAWISSNVYGLSRAVQEFGLSRFKKSVTKTMKGFEYVLAKMQGETPSRSLAEAARETALAAKEKAKDLASQAQKKQYV; encoded by the exons ATGGTAAAGTATTTCTGCTGTGCAAGTTCGCTGAAAAGCTCCTGGGACCAAGTCTGCCTTGCTTTCTGGCAACGGTATCCAAACCCCTACAG TAACCATGTACTGACTGAGGATATCATTTTCCGAGAGGTGACTCCCAGCAACTGCCTCATTTCCAGACGTTTACTGACCAAAACGAGCCGGGCTCCACGCTGGATGGAGCGCTATCTTCCAAAGCACATGGCTAGCTGTGCGTACATCGTGGAGGACTCTGTTGTGGACCCTCAGAAAAGAACGATGACCACGCTTACGTGGAACATCAGCCACGCTCGTCTCATG tctgtGGAAGAGCGGTGCGAATACCGAATTAACCCTGAGAATGGCAGCTGGACAGAGATCAATAGGGAGGCTTGGATCTCTTCCAATGTGTATGGACTCTCGAGGGCTGTTCAG GAATTTGGTCTTTCAAGGTTTAAGAAGAGTGTTACCAAGACAATGAAGGGTTTTGAATATGTGCTGGCCAAAATGCAAG GTGAAACGCCATCAAGGAGTTTGGCAGAAGCGGCGAGAGAGACGGCACTGGCAGCTAAGGAGAAAGCCAAAGACTTAGCCTCACAGGCTCAGAAGAAACAATACGTGTGA
- the mxd3 gene encoding max dimerization protein 3 isoform X2, whose translation MNRMEGSICNIQVLLRAAEFLERREREAEHGYASLLPPSPTLSYKISKQKSRKISAGGNRSVHNELEKNRRAQLRQCLEQLKKQVPLASDSMRNTTLNLLRRAQLHIKKLQEQDARAEQLKGRLRWEQRELQVRLEQLQRGAERMRNDSLGSTMSSERSDSDREDVEVDVESIVFDCMDSEEVHIACSAADHCYSTLDKAWL comes from the exons ATGAACAGAATGGAAGGGTCCATTTGCAACATCCAGGTGCTTCTTCGCGCTGCCGAGTTCCTGGAGAGGAGAGAGCGAG aggCGGAACATGGCTACGCTTCACTACTGCCTCCCAGTCCGACTCTGTCTTACAAGATAAGCAAACAGAAGAGCAGGAAGATCTCTGCTGGTGGAAATAG GTCCGTGCACAATGAGCTGGAGAAAAACAG ACGAGCTCAGCTGAGGCAGTGCCTGGAGCAGCTCAAGAAGCAAGTTCCTCTAGCGTCGGACTCGATGAGGAACACCACGCTCAACTTGCTCAGGCGAGCCCAGCTGCACATCAAG AAGCTGCAGGAGCAGGATGCGCGCGCAGAGCAGCTGAAAGGTCGTCTGCGCTGGGAGCAGAGGGAGCTGCAGGTGCGTCTGGAGCAGCTGCAGCGAGGTGCCGAGCGGATGAGGAACGACAGCCTGGGCTCCACCATGTCGTCAGAGAGGTCGGACTCAGACAGGG AGGATGTAGAGGTGGACGTGGAGAGCATCGTGTTTGACTGCATGGACTCTGAAGAGGTGCACATTGCATGCAGCGCTGCAGATCACTGTTATTCTACTTTGGACAAAGCCTGGCTATGA
- the mxd3 gene encoding max dimerization protein 3 isoform X1, whose product MNRMEGSICNIQVLLRAAEFLERREREAEHGYASLLPPSPTLSYKISKQKSRKISAGGNRSVHNELEKNRRAQLRQCLEQLKKQVPLASDSMRNTTLNLLRRAQLHIKSQRATVEGRKGHMWIWSRGLQTPALKKKLQEQDARAEQLKGRLRWEQRELQVRLEQLQRGAERMRNDSLGSTMSSERSDSDREDVEVDVESIVFDCMDSEEVHIACSAADHCYSTLDKAWL is encoded by the exons ATGAACAGAATGGAAGGGTCCATTTGCAACATCCAGGTGCTTCTTCGCGCTGCCGAGTTCCTGGAGAGGAGAGAGCGAG aggCGGAACATGGCTACGCTTCACTACTGCCTCCCAGTCCGACTCTGTCTTACAAGATAAGCAAACAGAAGAGCAGGAAGATCTCTGCTGGTGGAAATAG GTCCGTGCACAATGAGCTGGAGAAAAACAG ACGAGCTCAGCTGAGGCAGTGCCTGGAGCAGCTCAAGAAGCAAGTTCCTCTAGCGTCGGACTCGATGAGGAACACCACGCTCAACTTGCTCAGGCGAGCCCAGCTGCACATCAAG tcacaGAGAGCCACAGTAGAAGGAAGAAAGGGCCACATGTGGATCTGGAGCCGTGGGTTGCAGACCCCTGCTCTAAAGAAA AAGCTGCAGGAGCAGGATGCGCGCGCAGAGCAGCTGAAAGGTCGTCTGCGCTGGGAGCAGAGGGAGCTGCAGGTGCGTCTGGAGCAGCTGCAGCGAGGTGCCGAGCGGATGAGGAACGACAGCCTGGGCTCCACCATGTCGTCAGAGAGGTCGGACTCAGACAGGG AGGATGTAGAGGTGGACGTGGAGAGCATCGTGTTTGACTGCATGGACTCTGAAGAGGTGCACATTGCATGCAGCGCTGCAGATCACTGTTATTCTACTTTGGACAAAGCCTGGCTATGA